A genomic window from Flavobacterium sp. I3-2 includes:
- a CDS encoding superoxide dismutase, with protein sequence MAFELPSLPYAYDALEPHIDARTMEIHHTKHHQAYTTNLNAAIAGTELEGKTIEEILANLDMSNGAVRNNGGGFYNHNLFWTVMSPNGGGLPTGELAEAIDAAFGSFDAFKDAFAKAGATQFGSGWAWLCVKDGKLEVCATPNQDNPLMPGVTCGGTPILGMDVWEHAYYLNYQNRRPDYINAFFNVVNWAEVAARFAANK encoded by the coding sequence ATGGCTTTTGAATTACCAAGTTTACCATATGCTTATGATGCATTAGAGCCTCATATTGACGCTCGTACAATGGAAATCCATCATACAAAACACCACCAAGCTTATACTACTAATTTAAATGCAGCTATCGCTGGAACTGAATTAGAAGGAAAAACAATTGAAGAAATCTTAGCTAACTTAGACATGTCTAACGGAGCTGTAAGAAATAACGGTGGTGGATTTTACAACCACAATTTATTCTGGACAGTAATGAGCCCAAATGGTGGTGGTTTACCAACAGGAGAATTAGCTGAAGCAATTGATGCTGCTTTTGGTTCTTTTGATGCTTTCAAAGATGCTTTCGCTAAAGCTGGAGCTACACAATTCGGGTCTGGATGGGCTTGGTTATGTGTGAAAGATGGTAAATTAGAAGTTTGTGCTACGCCAAATCAAGACAATCCATTAATGCCAGGTGTAACTTGTGGTGGAACTCCAATCTTAGGAATGGATGTTTGGGAACATGCTTACTACTTAAACTACCAAAACAGAAGACCAGATTATATCAACGCTTTCTTTAACGTGGTAAATTGGGCAGAAGTTGCAGCTCGTTTTGCAGCTAACAAATAA
- a CDS encoding pseudouridine synthase, producing the protein MNPLEILYQDEYIIAINKPHGLLVHQSPIARDASEFAIQLLRDQIGKKVFPVHRLDRKTSGVLLFAFDKEVNRILTEQFTTKQIEKRYIAIVRGFAPEEMLIDYPLYKDNGVLQEAQTLIKCMQTAEIDLPSGKHQTSRYSLVEAFPYTGRMHQIRKHLAHILHPIIGDRPHGCNKQNKLWLEKYEMNTMMLHGASLKLNHPVTNEVLEIKAEPQSEFKRVMQLLNFK; encoded by the coding sequence ATGAATCCGTTAGAAATTCTTTATCAAGACGAATATATAATTGCTATTAATAAACCACACGGATTGTTGGTACATCAATCGCCAATTGCTCGTGATGCTTCTGAATTTGCTATTCAATTGTTGCGTGATCAAATTGGGAAGAAAGTTTTTCCGGTACATCGTTTAGATAGAAAAACTTCGGGTGTTTTACTTTTTGCTTTTGATAAAGAAGTGAATCGAATATTGACGGAACAATTTACAACCAAACAAATTGAAAAACGATATATAGCTATTGTACGTGGTTTTGCGCCTGAAGAAATGCTTATTGATTATCCGCTTTATAAAGATAACGGAGTTTTGCAAGAAGCACAAACTTTGATAAAATGTATGCAAACAGCTGAGATCGATTTGCCTTCGGGTAAACACCAAACTTCTCGATATAGTTTGGTTGAAGCTTTTCCGTATACCGGAAGAATGCATCAAATTCGTAAACATTTGGCGCATATTTTACATCCGATTATTGGAGATCGTCCGCACGGATGCAACAAACAAAATAAACTTTGGTTAGAGAAATATGAAATGAATACGATGATGTTACATGGAGCTTCGTTAAAATTAAATCATCCGGTTACGAACGAAGTTTTAGAAATTAAAGCAGAACCTCAATCAGAATTCAAACGAGTGATGCAACTGCTTAATTTTAAATAA